The region aattcagataTAATTGTTAACACTGCTAAACATTttagtgtgacattttgaaattttaaaaaaaaaactcacttggtAGCAATACAACTAAAAAATGGCGTTAGAagctgaatttaacaaaataacttCAACAGTGTCAACAGTTGGAcctgaaatttaaaatataaaaagtaaaaaactaaattcctaaaaatgaaaatgtaaagactaaattctaaatttatgaaaagtagaaaaatttatgACATAATAAATATTTGAGAAAATTCACCAAGAGGGGCTAAAATAAATAACCTCCCCAAGTAGATTTTTCCATGTAAAAAGGAGAAATCAAACATTGCTACAAATATTTGCACCAATGGACTGAAAGCTGAAGTGAAGACTGGACCCTTATGTTCCACACACCATGACATTCCAACATAGCATAATCCTGATGCCACTATTCCCTATTTTgaacaacattaaaaaaaaaatttatcgcGATTGCGGATATAATTCAATTTGATAAGACTTAATACATAATTTAGTATTTGAGTTCGATATTTTTTCTAATATGGTATTTGTGTTACATTTTGATCCAATTTAGTAtttgtatttgacaaaagttatatatttttgtaccTAAAGGTAACAGTATTAGTTCTTTAGTGTTTGCTTCGAGTTTTAGagctgatttgatgaaaattcataattagctaaTGATATCAACAGCTAATTTTCATTGAATTAACTCTAAAATGCGAATTAAATCATATCAATCGGATTGTATTGATACATTAATcgcaaaattaaacaaaatcatgagaaattcaaatctaatattagcaattaacttgcatcaaatcaattctaaaatccgaattaaacactaaaaatttaacattgttacctttaagtattaaattatataaCTTTCGTTAACCTCGGgtatcaaataatatataaagggATTCGGTGAGGAGGGTACTTACTGCAATTATGACTGTTGTTACTTCAAGTTCATCCTTCAAAATCCATTTAGTAAACTCCCTCTCTGTTATCAACCCTAATATGGTTGATTGAAATGCACTAAACAAAGACATAAAGGCAGTGCTTGAATATTTGCAAGGGTACACTTTTCCGATCCTCGATTGAAGTAGGAACCACGACGAAAAACATACGGCGCTTGCCATCGGGAATATCGGACCGATGCCCCATCGGTCTTTCTTCTTAGTTGCTACTACCGTTGTATTATTGTCACTTGAATTGGATGATCCCACCAATGTTCTTCCTTTGTAAAGTGTCAATACCATAGCTCCACTAATACAAACCAATGTGCCAACAACCTTTGCTTTCCCGGCCCTATTTCCGATGTTCACTTTCTCGAGCCTGAAATATAAACAGAGTTACGTTCGGTTTGGTTAATTTAAACTCGATCGGGTTAGAGCGATATGTATACACTTACCCGAACGGTAGAGCCAAAACCAAGGTGATTGCAGGGACTATATTTAGGAATGCACATGTGAATGTTGGTGAAGTATATTGAAGTCCAAGAAGGAAAAAATACTGTGTCAAAACTAAACCTATAAGAGCATTAAAGAAGAGGTGGCACATGATACTAGGTGTGAGCTTTGGTCTACTTCTTCTGCAAGAAAGCTATTATAGTAAGTTCCCATCACAAGATATAATCTTTCAAATATATGAAACGTATTTACCTTTCTCGAAAGAAGGCGATCGGTGTTAAACAAATCACCGAAATCGTGTGACGATATATTAAGATGATTACACCATTCATTCCTTCATTGAGAATCATTTTGAAAAGGGCATTTGTTATAGCAAGTGCAAAGTTGACAGCTACCATT is a window of Gossypium hirsutum isolate 1008001.06 chromosome D08, Gossypium_hirsutum_v2.1, whole genome shotgun sequence DNA encoding:
- the LOC107916658 gene encoding WAT1-related protein At3g30340; this encodes MNCCGRWSFVIAMVAVNFALAITNALFKMILNEGMNGVIILIYRHTISVICLTPIAFFRERRSRPKLTPSIMCHLFFNALIGLVLTQYFFLLGLQYTSPTFTCAFLNIVPAITLVLALPFGLEKVNIGNRAGKAKVVGTLVCISGAMVLTLYKGRTLVGSSNSSDNNTTVVATKKKDRWGIGPIFPMASAVCFSSWFLLQSRIGKVYPCKYSSTAFMSLFSAFQSTILGLITEREFTKWILKDELEVTTVIIAGIVASGLCYVGMSWCVEHKGPVFTSAFSPLVQIFVAMFDFSFLHGKIYLGSVIGSILIVIGLYILLWGRNSEAQEMKQPQEGEEKDCNVRSQV